From Peromyscus maniculatus bairdii isolate BWxNUB_F1_BW_parent chromosome 8, HU_Pman_BW_mat_3.1, whole genome shotgun sequence, a single genomic window includes:
- the Znf597 gene encoding zinc finger protein 597 isoform X1: MASPLSTSDEQGPQLFEDLDVYFSQEECVSLPPAQKTNSREAPLECFEDLDLIGGEDKTEPSQQLSLESMEPGELSLDTHSTAAPLVHSSEKSEDDVGTHERKMSGGTLTCKTKVISLLVTIENQTPLVELSQCLGVRALSDIIEVPWEEPKNVYKCPDCDQSFSDNTYLVLHQKIHSREKRYKCSTCEKTFSHRTNLRTHKRIHTGEKPYKCTKCAASFRQQSHLSRHMNSHIKEKPYTCNVCGKGFMWLPGLAEHQKSHADKKSYECADRDQHYCQETNLALPEKTGSSDTPFQHAQCVKSLEQPSYPALPEKDHKEDSKNCSIDDEDFFSFSRFKPLQCLDCDMTFPCFSELVSHQTIHDMEKPHKCKTCAKTFALESELASHEKNHIKEEPFKCTVCGKSFRVNMHLITHKRTHRRNTK, translated from the exons ATGGCGTCCCCGCTCAGCACGTCAGATGAGCAG GGACCACAGCTGTTTGAAGATCTGGATGTGTATTTTTCTCAAGAGGAATGTGTGAGTCTGCCTCCTGCCCAGAAGACCAACAGCAGAGAAGCCCCACTGGAGTGTTTTGAGGATTTGGACTTGATAG GAGGGGAAGACAAGACTGAACCCAGTCAGCAGTTAAGCCTAGAGTCTATGGAGCCTGGAGAGCTGTCCCTAGACACGCACTCCACTGCAGCACCCCTCGTGCATTCCTCCGAAAAGTCTGAGGATGACGTTGGAACACATGAAAGGAAAATGTCAGGCGGAACTTTGACTTGCAAGACCAAAGTTATAAGCCTCTTGGTCACCATTGAAAACCAAACCCCATTAGTAGAATTATCTCAATGTTTAGGAGTCAGAGCACTTTCTGATATTATTGAAGTTCCCTGGGAAGAACCCAAAAATGTGTACAAGTGTCCCGACTGTGACCAAAGCTTCAGTGATAACACATACCTTGTTCTGCATCAGAAAATTCATTCACGAGAGAAAAGGTACAAATGTAGTACCTGTGAGAAGACCTTCAGTCACAGAACTAACCTGAGGACACATAAGAGAATCCACACTGGGGAGAAGCCTTACAAGTGTACCAAGTGTGCTGCCAGCTTCCGGCAGCAGTCACACCTGTCCCGACACATGAATAGCCATATAAAGGAGAAACCATATACATGTAATGTATGTGGGAAAGGCTTTATGTGGCTTCCAGGATTGGCAGAACATCAGAAGAGTCATGCTGATAAAAAGTCTTATGAATGTGCTGACCGTGATCAACATTATTGTCAGGAAACAAATCTGGCTTTGCCTGAAAAAACAGGCTCATCAGACACCCCATTCCAGCACGCTCAGTGTGTGAAGAGCTTAGAGCAGCCCTCATACCCTGCTCTTCCTGAGAAGGACCATAAGGAGGACTCTAAGAACTGCAGTATTGACGATGAAGACTTTTTTTCATTCTCCAGATTCAAACCTTTACAATGTCTTGATTGTGACATGACCTTTCCTTGTTTCTCAGAGCTTGTTTCTCATCAAACCATTCATGACATGGAAAAACCTCATAAGTGTAAAACATGTGCAAAAACTTTTGCTTTAGAATCAGAACTTGCATCCCATGAGAAGAACCACATAAAGGAAGAACCTTTCAAATGTACGGTGTGTGGGAAGAGCTTTAGAGTGAATATGCATCTCATCACTCATAAACGAACCCATAGGAGAAACACCAAGTAA
- the Znf597 gene encoding zinc finger protein 597 isoform X2, producing the protein MSAARSTLAVGLLLGTAPRAPRVLWAGRATSLTWPEPGTPVPWPTVRNRRAGAQARPGTRGLPFSSPRPLNTSGPPRRRVPALSVWESPGLGGHGLRPQSPPAGRALTPETQPAEPEAAARRRSGITTSLSCRVRVWSSGSCSIGPWKRARRLGSAPTNQRERWLSRGARRFRRFPQLLRGELGSVGVLRWPPPPLSRLGWAWLRAAGPAGRACQRWGCRAGPGRGCFGGRCRRLGFSKELEGFEEPEGAWKGLAAAAEALGTSLSPRSVPHRGDLKEDPFASPHGVPAQHVR; encoded by the coding sequence ATGTCAGCCGCGCGCTCCACTCTCGCTGTTGGACTTCTCCTGGGGACAGCGCCTCGTGCCCCTCGAGTACTCTGGGCCGGACGAGCAACCTCGCTAACCTGGCCTGAACCGGGGACTCCCGTCCCGTGGCCCACAGTCCGGAATCGCAGGGCCGGGGCCCAGGCTAGGCCCGGGACTCGAGGCCTGCCCTTCTCCTCACCCCGTCCGCTAAACACCTCAGGCCCACCGCGCCGGCGCGTCCCCGCACTCTCCGTTTGGGAGTCACCGGGGCTCGGCGGCCATGGACTGCGCCCACAGAGCCCACCAGCAGGCCGGGCACTCACCCCCGAGACCCAGCCGGCGGAACCGGAAGCAGCTGCTCGTAGACGCTCGGGAATAACTACGTCTCTCAGTTGCCGGGTGCGAGTCTGGTCCTCAGGAAGCTGCTCGATTGGTCCATGGAAGAGGGCCCGCCGCCTTGGGAGCGCGCCGACCAATCAGAGGGAGCGGTGGCTGAGCCGGGGGGCGCGTCGCTTCCGGCGGTTTCCTCAGCTTCTGCGCGGGGAGCTCGGGAGCGTGGGAGTTTTGCGCTGGCCTCCGCCTCCTTTGTCGCGTCTCGGCTGGGCGTGGCTTCGTGCCGCCGGCCCGGCGGGGCGAGCCTGTCAGCGCTGGGGCTGCCGAGCGGGTCCCGGGCGAGGCTGTTTTGGAGGAAGATGCCGTCGCCTCGGATTCTCAAAGGAGCTTGAGGGTTTCGAGGAACCTGAGGGGGCGTGGAAAGGCCTGGCAGCCGCAGCGGAGGCTCTAGGGACTAGTCTCTCCCCTCGAAGTGTCCCCCACCGTGGGGACTTGAAGGAGGACCCCTTCGCTTCCCCACATGGCGTCCCCGCTCAGCACGTCAGATGA